The genomic region TAACCTACATGGCTTTTCATAATGAAAATTTGAAATGCTACACGAAAACCATTTTTCATGAAGAGAGTTCAAAATCAATAAAAGGCATGGACAGGTGGCTTTATCCGGACATGGTGGGGGTTAGGTTTTTACACGCTGAATTGTCTAATGAAAATTTAATCGCTTTTTCTAAGAAATTTGACACTTTGCCCGTTAAATTGGTGAGCTTTGAATTGAAAAAAGAAATCAGCGTGCATAATTGCAGGGAGTGTTATTTTCAAGCGATTTCTAATAGCTCGTGGGCTAATGAAGGGTATTTAGTGGGCCATCATATTGATACGCATAATCCCAAACTCATGGATTTATTGAAGCGTTTGCATGCGAGTTTTGGGATTGGCGTGATTGATTTGAGAACTAATGAGGACAAAAGCGCTATTTTATTGAACGCTAAATACAAAGAAAAAATTGATTACACCGTGGCTTTAGAGCTTAGCGAAAAAAATGAAGAATTCAGCGGTTTTTTAAAGAGCGTTGTGGATTATGACCCAAAAAACCAAAACCGCTATAAAGATGAATTTGATGAGATCAAAAAGAAAGAGGAGTTATACCCTAACTCATAACTTTCTTTTAAAAAACGCTTTAAGCGATTTTGTAAGGGCGTTTCAAAAACCCCAAATAAAGCGCTAAAGAACAGCACGACCAAGCAGTCCCTAATAAAAACCCTCCTAAAACATCGCTAGGGTAATGCACCCCTAAATAAACCCTATCATACGCCATTAAAAAAATCCAAAAAAGCAAAATAATAGCACCAATAGTTTTAATGCGATTGTTGGCGTTAGAATAGCATAACAACAACGCCAAGGAGCCGTAAAAAAGCGCTGAAGCTAAAGCATGCCCGCTGGGGAAACTAAAGCCATGCGCAAAAACCAATTCGCCATTGGTTACAGGCCGTGGGCGCGCCACTAAAAGCTTAAGGGATTTTAAGGTGAATTCACCTAATAAGATGCTAAAGAAAAACCACACCCCCAAAGCGATGCGTTTTTGAAACCCAAACCACAAGCCAATGAGTAAGGCTATAGGAGTGGTGAGCTTGCTTTGCGCAAACCAAGTGCTAAAAAACACGAAAGAAAGCCATGCACTTTTTTGAATGGGGGCAGGATTGCGGATCAAGTCTATAAAAAATAAATCCAATTGTTGCACCCACTCTTTTTGAAAAGCCACCCCGCTTATTACGACGCCAAACAAAATAAAAAAGACGATCCCAATAATCCCAAGCGTTTTAGCCGCTTTTTTCTCTCTTACGCTGATTGTTCTGTCAAATACCATTCAAACCCCTTTTAAAAAATGACTTTTAGAAATGGGATTATAGCTTATTTATCCCACAAACGCATGGAAAGCGCAAGGAATAAAAAAATAATATTCTTTGCTATAATGAAACCTTTAAAGGCTGACAACGCCAAACAAAACCGCCAATCAAAAAAACACAAAAAAGGGCTTATACCATCATGGAAAACAAAAACACTCAAGCGAATGGGAAAAACAACGAGCATGCATCTTCTTCATTAGAGCGTAACGAATTGCACAACACCATTTGGAAAGTGGCGAACGAATTGAGAGGCTCAGTGGATGGCTGGGATTTCAAGCAATACGTTTTAGGCGTTCTTTTTTACCGCTACATTTCAGAAAACATGGCTAATCACCACAATGAATACGAGCGAAAGCTTGATCCGAATTTTGATTACGCTTCATTAAGCGATGAAGAGGCTCAAATCGTAAGAAAATCAACCATTGAAGAAAAAGGCTTTTTCATCCCGCCAAGTGCTTTATTTTGTAACGTTTTAAAAAACGCGCCTAGTAACGAAGATCTCAATGTAACCTTACAAAACATTTTTAACGAAATAGAAAAATCCAGCCTTGGCACTCCATCAGAAGAAAACGTCAAAGGCTTGTTTGCGGATTTAGACGTCAATAGCAACAAGTTAGGGAGCTCTCATCAAAATAGGGTGGAAAAATTGACTAAAATCCTTCAAGCCATAGGGGGCATGCAATTAGGCGACTACCAACAAAGCGGGATCGATGTTTTTGGCGACGCTTATGAATATTTAATGGCGATGTATGCGAGCAATGCCGGCAAAAGCGGAGGGGAATATTTCACCCCCCAAGAAGTGAGCGAACTGCTCGCTAAAATCGCCCTGCACGGCCAAGAGAGCGTCAATAAAGTTTATGACCCATGCTGTGGGAGCGGGAGCTTACTCTTACAATTTTCTAAAGTGCTAGGCGATAAAAACGTCTCAAAAGGGTATTTTGGGCAAGAAATCAATTTGACCACTTACAACCTTTGCCGCATCAACATGTTTTTGCATGACATCAATTACACTAAATTCCACATCGCGCTAGGGGACACGCTTTTAGATCCAAAACATGAAGACGATGAGCCTTTTGATGCGATCGTTTCCAACCCTCCCTATTCCACTAAATGGGTGGGCGATAACAGCCCCATTTTAATGAATGATGAGCGCTTTAGCCCGGCCGGTGCGCTAGCGCCCAAAAACGCCGCCGATCTCGCTTTCACCATGCACATGCTTTCTTATTTATCCAATAGCGGCACGGCTGCGATCGTGGAATTTCCCGGGGTGCTTTATAGAGGGAACGCTGAAGCAAAAATCAGAGAATATTTAGTCAAAGAGAATGTCATTGACTGCGTGATCGCTTTGCCTGATAACCTCTTTTTTGGAACGAGTATCGCTACTTGCATTTTAGTGCTTAAGAAAAACAAAAAAGACGACACCACGCTTTTTATTGATGCGAGTAAGGAATTTGTCAAAGAAGGCAAGAAAAACAAGCTCAAAGAGTATAACCGAGAAAGGATTTTGCAAACCTATATTGAAAGGAAAGCCATCAAGCATTTTTCGGCTCTAGCTAATATAGAGAAAATCCAAGAAAACGATTACAATCTCTCCGTCAACCGCTATGTGGAGCAAGAAGACACCAAAGAAGCCATTGACATTAAAGCGCTCAATAGTGAGATTTCTCAAATCGTAGAAAAACAAAGCGC from Helicobacter pylori harbors:
- a CDS encoding PAP2 family protein yields the protein MVFDRTISVREKKAAKTLGIIGIVFFILFGVVISGVAFQKEWVQQLDLFFIDLIRNPAPIQKSAWLSFVFFSTWFAQSKLTTPIALLIGLWFGFQKRIALGVWFFFSILLGEFTLKSLKLLVARPRPVTNGELVFAHGFSFPSGHALASALFYGSLALLLCYSNANNRIKTIGAIILLFWIFLMAYDRVYLGVHYPSDVLGGFLLGTAWSCCSLALYLGFLKRPYKIA
- a CDS encoding HrgA protein, which codes for MKPQDIKIIQSVLEIIKEPIKVTEIYHKAQELFEKGEIENMFDYGGNTPDQSVSSFIYTALNKGEELPFFKVQENPALIALKSAAKEPVLSAEKISAPNAKIAHNKIAHERDLHPFLTYMAFHNENLKCYTKTIFHEESSKSIKGMDRWLYPDMVGVRFLHAELSNENLIAFSKKFDTLPVKLVSFELKKEISVHNCRECYFQAISNSSWANEGYLVGHHIDTHNPKLMDLLKRLHASFGIGVIDLRTNEDKSAILLNAKYKEKIDYTVALELSEKNEEFSGFLKSVVDYDPKNQNRYKDEFDEIKKKEELYPNS
- a CDS encoding type I restriction endonuclease subunit M; protein product: MTFRNGIIAYLSHKRMESARNKKIIFFAIMKPLKADNAKQNRQSKKHKKGLIPSWKTKTLKRMGKTTSMHLLH
- a CDS encoding type I restriction-modification system subunit M, giving the protein MENKNTQANGKNNEHASSSLERNELHNTIWKVANELRGSVDGWDFKQYVLGVLFYRYISENMANHHNEYERKLDPNFDYASLSDEEAQIVRKSTIEEKGFFIPPSALFCNVLKNAPSNEDLNVTLQNIFNEIEKSSLGTPSEENVKGLFADLDVNSNKLGSSHQNRVEKLTKILQAIGGMQLGDYQQSGIDVFGDAYEYLMAMYASNAGKSGGEYFTPQEVSELLAKIALHGQESVNKVYDPCCGSGSLLLQFSKVLGDKNVSKGYFGQEINLTTYNLCRINMFLHDINYTKFHIALGDTLLDPKHEDDEPFDAIVSNPPYSTKWVGDNSPILMNDERFSPAGALAPKNAADLAFTMHMLSYLSNSGTAAIVEFPGVLYRGNAEAKIREYLVKENVIDCVIALPDNLFFGTSIATCILVLKKNKKDDTTLFIDASKEFVKEGKKNKLKEYNRERILQTYIERKAIKHFSALANIEKIQENDYNLSVNRYVEQEDTKEAIDIKALNSEISQIVEKQSALRNRLELIIKELEA